In one window of Duganella dendranthematis DNA:
- a CDS encoding glutaredoxin family protein — protein MHFTLYSRSYCHLCQDMLDALMRLQPPGQTFTVDVIDIDQSDDPVLLAKYDELVPVLFADLAQPALCHYFLDEAQVHKVLKT, from the coding sequence ATGCATTTCACCCTGTATTCGCGCAGTTATTGCCATTTATGCCAGGACATGCTGGACGCGCTGATGCGCCTCCAGCCGCCAGGTCAGACGTTTACCGTCGACGTCATCGACATCGACCAGTCCGATGACCCGGTCTTGCTGGCCAAATACGACGAACTGGTGCCGGTGCTGTTCGCCGATCTGGCCCAGCCGGCGCTGTGCCACTACTTCCTGGACGAGGCCCAGGTCCATAAAGTGCTAAAAACCTAA
- a CDS encoding Do family serine endopeptidase, with the protein MKNNFSAGGKTLSALVLGASLWMSLGLSPATAATPVTGAVIGLPNFADLVDSVGPAVVNIRTTERLKQGKGAAGLGDDDVQELLRRFFGGAIPPGAVPNGRSPRRQAPSDEPVQRGVGSGFILSADGYVMTNAHVVDGADEVFVTLTDKREFKAKVLGADASTDVAVLKIEGEKLPFLQMGDSDKIRAGEWVIAIGSPFNLENTVTAGIISAKSRDTGEYLALIQSDVAVNPGNSGGPLINMRGEVIGINSQIATLSGGYNGISFAVPINEAMRVSEQLKKNGKVTRGRIGVQIGEVSKEVAESLGLKNAQGAEVALVEPGGPADKAGVKAGDIILKFNGTTVNKSSDLPRLVGDSPLGVKGSVTVWRKGAELTLPVTVVELDADKGGKTAKGKGAKPAPEVAKANALGLKVIDLNAEQKKELGVDGGVLVDSVEGVAASAQLEEGDVLLQLNNTEIKSAKQFNEMVAKLDPKKASVVLVRRDDATRFISLRPSAK; encoded by the coding sequence ATGAAAAATAACTTCTCTGCTGGTGGTAAAACGCTGTCCGCGCTGGTGCTTGGCGCAAGCTTGTGGATGTCCCTGGGCCTGTCGCCCGCTACGGCGGCCACGCCGGTGACCGGCGCCGTCATCGGCCTGCCGAACTTTGCCGACCTGGTCGACAGCGTCGGCCCGGCGGTGGTCAATATCCGCACCACCGAGCGTCTGAAACAGGGCAAGGGCGCCGCCGGCCTGGGCGACGACGATGTGCAGGAGCTGCTGCGCCGCTTCTTTGGCGGCGCCATTCCGCCGGGCGCGGTGCCGAACGGCCGTTCGCCGCGCCGCCAGGCGCCGTCCGACGAGCCGGTACAGCGCGGCGTTGGTTCCGGCTTCATTCTGTCTGCGGACGGCTATGTGATGACCAACGCGCACGTGGTCGATGGCGCCGACGAAGTATTCGTCACGCTGACCGACAAGCGCGAATTCAAGGCCAAGGTGCTGGGCGCGGACGCCAGCACCGATGTCGCCGTCTTGAAGATTGAGGGCGAGAAACTGCCGTTCCTGCAAATGGGCGACTCCGACAAAATCCGCGCCGGCGAGTGGGTGATCGCCATCGGCTCGCCGTTCAACCTGGAAAACACGGTGACTGCCGGCATCATCTCGGCCAAGTCGCGTGACACCGGCGAATACCTGGCGTTGATCCAGAGCGATGTGGCGGTCAATCCGGGCAACTCCGGTGGACCGCTGATCAATATGCGCGGCGAGGTGATCGGGATTAACTCGCAGATCGCCACGCTGTCGGGCGGCTATAACGGCATTTCCTTCGCGGTGCCGATCAACGAAGCAATGCGCGTCTCCGAGCAGCTGAAGAAAAACGGCAAGGTCACGCGCGGCCGCATCGGCGTGCAGATCGGCGAAGTCAGCAAGGAAGTGGCGGAGTCGCTGGGCCTGAAGAACGCGCAGGGCGCCGAGGTGGCGCTGGTGGAGCCGGGCGGTCCTGCCGACAAGGCCGGCGTCAAGGCCGGCGACATCATTCTGAAATTTAACGGCACGACGGTGAACAAGTCGTCCGACCTGCCGCGCCTGGTGGGCGACAGCCCGCTCGGTGTCAAGGGTTCGGTCACCGTGTGGCGCAAAGGCGCCGAGCTGACGCTGCCGGTGACGGTGGTTGAGCTGGACGCCGACAAGGGCGGCAAAACGGCCAAGGGCAAAGGCGCCAAGCCGGCGCCGGAAGTGGCCAAGGCCAACGCGCTGGGCCTGAAGGTGATCGACCTGAACGCCGAGCAGAAGAAAGAGCTGGGTGTGGACGGCGGCGTGCTGGTGGATTCGGTGGAGGGTGTGGCGGCCAGTGCCCAGTTGGAAGAGGGCGACGTGCTGCTGCAGCTGAATAACACCGAAATCAAGAGCGCCAAGCAGTTCAACGAGATGGTAGCCAAGCTGGATCCGAAGAAGGCGTCGGTGGTGCTGGTGCGGCGCGATGATGCGACCCGCTTCATCTCGCTGCGTCCAAGCGCGAAGTAA
- a CDS encoding sigma-E factor negative regulatory protein, with product MDTDKKLREHISALADGALPDSERELALAALDTSAGQAAWRAYHLTGDVLRSTPGGELSDGFSARLAARLAAEAPYQPAPAALEDMPAAIIFP from the coding sequence ATGGACACCGACAAAAAACTGCGTGAACATATCTCGGCACTGGCTGACGGCGCCTTGCCGGACAGCGAACGCGAGCTGGCCCTGGCCGCACTGGACACCAGCGCCGGACAGGCCGCCTGGCGCGCCTATCACCTGACCGGCGACGTGCTGCGCAGCACGCCCGGCGGCGAGCTCAGCGACGGCTTCAGCGCCCGTCTGGCGGCGCGGCTGGCGGCCGAGGCGCCATATCAGCCCGCGCCGGCCGCTCTTGAAGATATGCCCGCCGCCATCATTTTCCCCTAA
- the rpoE gene encoding RNA polymerase sigma factor RpoE codes for MTTERECDQLLVERVRDGDKQAFDMLVAKYQRRLMRLLSRIVHDPAEAEDVVQETFIKAYRALRHFRGDSAFYTWLYRIGINTAKNHLATQGRRTLTSADADHEHAEGFNDGEHLRDINTPESMLASKQIAQTVNAAMDALPVDLRTAIALREIEGLSYEEISDIMACPIGTVRSRIFRAREVIAEKLRPLLDMPVDKRW; via the coding sequence GTGACGACAGAACGCGAGTGTGACCAATTGCTGGTCGAGCGGGTCCGCGATGGCGACAAGCAGGCGTTTGACATGCTGGTGGCGAAGTACCAACGCCGGCTGATGCGCTTGCTGTCGCGTATCGTGCACGACCCGGCCGAGGCAGAGGACGTGGTGCAGGAAACCTTTATCAAGGCGTACCGGGCGTTGCGGCATTTCCGCGGCGATTCGGCTTTCTACACCTGGCTGTACCGCATCGGCATCAATACCGCCAAGAACCACCTGGCGACGCAGGGGCGGCGCACGCTCACGTCTGCCGATGCCGATCATGAACATGCCGAAGGATTTAACGATGGCGAGCATTTGCGCGACATCAATACGCCAGAGTCCATGCTGGCCAGCAAACAGATCGCCCAGACCGTCAATGCGGCCATGGACGCGTTGCCGGTGGACTTGCGTACCGCGATCGCCCTGCGCGAGATCGAAGGGCTGAGCTATGAAGAAATTTCCGACATCATGGCCTGTCCGATCGGCACCGTGCGCAGTCGCATCTTCCGCGCCCGCGAAGTCATCGCCGAAAAATTGCGGCCCCTGCTGGATATGCCGGTTGACAAGCGCTGGTAA
- a CDS encoding protein YgfX codes for MSVAVSVIVRPSRGLRIAHAGLCCCVMASAAACPGVVAPLLCLLAGIVAWLGGRPPAIARQLDISGVGQLRLAVYQHNGSALRLLGGSTLWPRLLLLRLVAADGKVQVLAVLPDSVAPQQWRALALACRAAARTEINTPAV; via the coding sequence ATGTCGGTCGCGGTGTCTGTCATCGTTCGCCCCTCGCGCGGCTTGCGCATTGCGCATGCCGGCCTGTGCTGTTGCGTGATGGCGTCCGCCGCCGCCTGCCCCGGCGTGGTGGCGCCGCTGTTGTGCCTGTTGGCCGGCATCGTCGCCTGGCTGGGCGGACGCCCGCCGGCTATTGCACGCCAGCTTGATATATCCGGTGTCGGCCAATTGCGGCTGGCGGTATACCAGCACAACGGCAGCGCGCTGCGCCTGCTGGGCGGCTCGACCTTATGGCCGCGCTTGCTGTTGCTGCGGCTCGTGGCTGCGGACGGCAAGGTGCAGGTACTGGCGGTGCTGCCGGACAGCGTGGCGCCGCAGCAGTGGCGCGCGTTGGCGCTGGCGTGCCGCGCGGCGGCGCGCACCGAAATAAACACACCGGCAGTGTGA
- the fabF gene encoding beta-ketoacyl-ACP synthase II: MRGSKNRRVVITGLGAVTPIGNNIADTWAAAVEGKSGIATITKFDATAFSTRFAGEVKGFNIEDYISAKEARHMDTFIHYGMAAGIQAVQDSGVVVTEENADRIGVIVGSGIGGLPMIEEQKEDYDKRGPRRISPFFVPASIINMISGNLSIKYGMRGPNLSIVTACTTGLHCIGAAARMIEYGDADVMVAGGAESTVSPLGLGGFASAKALSSRNDDPATASRPWDADRDGFVLGEGAGVMVLEEYEHAKARGAKIYAEVLGFGMSADAYHMTSPLEDGSGGSKSAQAALRDAGINPDQVQYVNAHGTSTPQGDVAEVQGIKRTFGDHAKKLVVNSTKSMTGHLLGGAGGLESVFTVLAVHHQVSPPTINIFNQDPACDLDFVANTARDMKIEYAVKNSFGFGGTNGSLVFGKV; the protein is encoded by the coding sequence TTGAGAGGTTCTAAAAACCGTCGTGTTGTCATTACCGGCCTGGGCGCCGTGACTCCGATTGGCAATAACATTGCCGATACGTGGGCCGCAGCCGTCGAGGGTAAATCCGGTATTGCCACCATCACCAAGTTTGACGCAACAGCTTTCAGCACCCGCTTTGCCGGTGAAGTCAAAGGCTTCAACATCGAGGATTATATTTCCGCGAAAGAAGCCCGCCACATGGATACCTTCATCCATTACGGCATGGCGGCCGGCATCCAGGCTGTGCAAGACTCGGGCGTGGTTGTCACCGAAGAAAACGCCGACCGTATCGGCGTGATCGTCGGTTCCGGTATCGGCGGTCTGCCGATGATCGAAGAGCAAAAGGAAGATTACGACAAGCGCGGTCCGCGCCGTATCTCGCCGTTCTTCGTGCCGGCCTCGATCATTAATATGATCTCGGGCAACCTGTCGATCAAGTACGGCATGCGTGGTCCTAACCTGTCGATCGTGACGGCTTGCACCACCGGCCTGCATTGCATCGGCGCCGCCGCGCGCATGATTGAGTACGGCGATGCCGACGTCATGGTGGCGGGTGGCGCTGAATCGACCGTGTCGCCGCTGGGCCTGGGCGGTTTCGCCTCGGCCAAGGCGCTGTCGTCCCGCAACGACGATCCGGCCACCGCTTCCCGTCCATGGGATGCGGACCGCGACGGCTTTGTGCTGGGCGAAGGTGCGGGCGTGATGGTGCTCGAGGAGTACGAACACGCCAAGGCGCGCGGCGCCAAGATCTATGCGGAAGTGCTCGGCTTTGGCATGAGCGCGGATGCGTATCACATGACTTCGCCTCTGGAAGATGGCAGCGGTGGCAGTAAGTCGGCGCAAGCCGCGCTGCGCGACGCCGGCATCAATCCGGACCAGGTGCAGTATGTGAATGCGCACGGCACCTCGACGCCGCAAGGCGACGTGGCGGAAGTGCAGGGCATCAAGCGCACTTTCGGCGACCACGCCAAAAAGCTGGTGGTCAATTCGACCAAGTCGATGACCGGCCACTTGCTGGGCGGCGCGGGCGGTCTGGAGTCGGTGTTTACGGTGCTGGCAGTACACCATCAGGTGTCGCCGCCCACCATCAACATCTTCAACCAGGATCCGGCATGCGACCTGGACTTTGTTGCCAACACGGCGCGCGACATGAAGATCGAGTATGCAGTCAAAAACTCGTTCGGCTTCGGCGGCACCAACGGCAGCCTGGTCTTCGGTAAAGTGTAA
- the acpP gene encoding acyl carrier protein, with amino-acid sequence MSDIEQRVKKIVAEQLGVAEADIKTESSFVDDLGADSLDTVELVMALEDEFEMEIPDEQAEKITTVQQAIDYATAHVKA; translated from the coding sequence ATGTCGGATATCGAACAACGCGTTAAGAAAATCGTCGCTGAACAACTGGGCGTCGCCGAAGCAGACATCAAAACCGAATCGTCGTTCGTTGACGATCTGGGCGCTGACTCGCTGGACACCGTTGAACTGGTGATGGCCCTGGAAGACGAGTTCGAAATGGAAATCCCTGACGAACAAGCAGAGAAAATCACCACCGTGCAGCAAGCGATCGACTACGCTACCGCTCACGTCAAGGCGTAA
- the fabG gene encoding 3-oxoacyl-ACP reductase FabG, whose protein sequence is MTLANQVALVTGASRGIGKAIAQELARQGAKVIGTATTEAGAEAISAYLAEIGAEAGKGMVLNVTNAEACSAIIDDISKTYGAVGILVNNAGITQDQLAMRMKDEEWDNVIATNLTSVGRLSRGVLRGMMKAKNGRIINITSVVASTGNPGQINYAAAKAGVEGMTRALAREIGSRNITVNSVAPGFIDTDMTKALGDEQHAALLTQIPLARLGKPEDIAAAVAFLASPQAAYITGTTLHVNGGMYVN, encoded by the coding sequence ATGACTTTAGCAAATCAAGTCGCCCTGGTAACGGGCGCATCGCGTGGCATCGGCAAGGCGATTGCCCAGGAACTGGCGCGCCAGGGCGCGAAAGTGATCGGTACCGCCACCACCGAAGCCGGCGCGGAAGCGATTTCCGCTTACCTGGCCGAGATCGGCGCGGAAGCCGGCAAGGGTATGGTGCTGAACGTTACCAACGCCGAAGCGTGCTCGGCTATCATCGACGACATCAGCAAGACCTATGGCGCGGTCGGCATCCTGGTCAACAACGCCGGCATCACCCAGGACCAGCTGGCCATGCGCATGAAGGATGAAGAGTGGGATAACGTCATCGCCACCAACCTGACCTCGGTCGGCCGCCTGTCGCGCGGCGTGCTGCGCGGCATGATGAAGGCCAAGAACGGCCGCATCATCAACATCACCTCGGTGGTGGCGTCGACCGGCAATCCGGGCCAGATCAACTACGCCGCCGCCAAGGCCGGCGTGGAAGGCATGACGCGCGCGCTGGCGCGTGAAATCGGCAGCCGCAACATCACCGTCAACAGTGTGGCGCCGGGCTTCATCGATACCGATATGACCAAGGCCCTGGGCGACGAACAGCACGCCGCCTTGCTGACCCAGATTCCGCTGGCGCGCCTCGGCAAGCCGGAGGATATCGCCGCGGCCGTCGCCTTCCTGGCGTCGCCGCAAGCCGCTTATATTACCGGCACCACGTTGCACGTGAATGGCGGTATGTACGTAAACTGA
- the fabD gene encoding ACP S-malonyltransferase, which produces MTKFAFVFPGQGSQAIAMLDGFAGNPVVAQTVAEASEALGFDLGKLIAEGPKEELDLTTNTQPVMLTAAVATYRAWIAAGGPVPSVVAGHSLGEYSALVAAGVISFKDAVPLVRFRAQAMQEAVPVGQGTMAVVLGLSDDDVRAACAEAAAAGGVVEAVNFNAPAQVVIAGDTAAVERACEIAKGKGAKRAMKLPVSAPFHSSLLKPASDRLRDYLANITFAAPQIELINNVDVAVLNDPAAIKDALVRQAAAPVRWVETVQKIAADGVTKVVECGPGKVLMGLTKRIDANLVGDAIYDQATLDRVLSELK; this is translated from the coding sequence ATGACTAAATTTGCTTTTGTATTCCCAGGCCAAGGTTCGCAAGCGATTGCGATGCTGGACGGCTTTGCCGGTAATCCGGTCGTTGCACAGACCGTCGCCGAAGCGTCGGAAGCGCTCGGCTTCGACCTCGGCAAACTGATCGCCGAAGGCCCGAAAGAAGAACTGGACCTGACCACCAACACCCAGCCGGTGATGCTGACCGCTGCGGTCGCCACTTACCGCGCCTGGATCGCGGCCGGCGGCCCGGTGCCGTCGGTGGTGGCCGGCCACAGCCTGGGCGAATACTCGGCGCTGGTGGCGGCCGGCGTGATCTCGTTCAAGGACGCGGTGCCGCTGGTGCGCTTCCGTGCGCAAGCCATGCAGGAAGCGGTGCCGGTCGGTCAGGGCACCATGGCCGTGGTGCTGGGCTTGTCGGATGACGATGTCCGTGCCGCTTGCGCCGAAGCCGCCGCCGCTGGTGGCGTGGTCGAGGCCGTCAACTTCAACGCGCCGGCGCAGGTCGTCATCGCGGGCGATACCGCCGCCGTTGAGCGCGCCTGCGAGATCGCCAAGGGCAAGGGCGCCAAGCGCGCCATGAAACTGCCGGTGTCGGCGCCGTTCCACTCGTCGCTGCTGAAGCCGGCGTCGGACCGCCTGCGCGACTACCTGGCCAACATTACCTTCGCTGCGCCGCAGATCGAACTGATCAACAACGTCGACGTCGCCGTGCTGAACGATCCGGCCGCGATCAAGGACGCGCTGGTGCGCCAGGCCGCCGCGCCGGTGCGCTGGGTGGAAACCGTGCAGAAGATCGCCGCCGACGGCGTCACCAAGGTGGTCGAGTGCGGTCCGGGCAAAGTGCTGATGGGGCTGACCAAGCGCATCGACGCCAATCTGGTGGGCGACGCGATTTATGATCAAGCCACGCTGGACCGCGTGTTGAGCGAACTCAAATAA